One window of the Synechococcus sp. CC9311 genome contains the following:
- the glyQ gene encoding glycine--tRNA ligase subunit alpha, whose protein sequence is MSADKAPSTHFQDIISTLNRFWGEQGCVLLQPYDTEKGAGTMSPHTVLRAIGPEPWAVAYPEPCRRPTDGRYGDNPNRAQHYFQYQVLIKPSPDGIQETYLASLAALGICAADHDIRFVEDNWESPTLGAWGVGWEVWLDGMEVTQFTYFQQCGGIDCKPVSIEITYGLERLAMYLQDVESIWDLSWNEERSYGDIWLPFEKGQCQFNFEASNPDRLKQLFAIYEAEAADLIEQNLPAPALDFVLKCSHTFNLLEARGVISVTERTATIGRIRNLARKVAEAWLAEREALGFPLLQPIAAAAGDH, encoded by the coding sequence ATGTCCGCTGATAAAGCACCCTCAACCCACTTTCAGGACATCATCAGCACGCTGAATCGCTTTTGGGGTGAACAGGGCTGTGTGTTGTTGCAGCCCTATGACACTGAAAAGGGTGCTGGAACCATGAGCCCTCATACGGTGCTTCGGGCGATAGGACCTGAGCCGTGGGCTGTTGCTTATCCAGAACCTTGCCGTCGCCCCACCGATGGTCGTTATGGCGATAACCCCAATCGGGCGCAGCACTACTTTCAGTACCAAGTGCTGATTAAGCCCTCTCCCGATGGCATTCAGGAAACTTATCTTGCATCCCTTGCGGCCTTAGGAATTTGCGCTGCGGATCATGACATTCGTTTTGTGGAGGACAACTGGGAGTCCCCAACGCTTGGTGCCTGGGGTGTGGGTTGGGAGGTGTGGTTGGACGGCATGGAGGTCACCCAGTTCACCTACTTCCAGCAATGTGGCGGTATCGACTGCAAGCCCGTCTCAATTGAGATCACTTATGGCTTAGAGCGCTTAGCGATGTACCTACAGGATGTGGAAAGCATCTGGGATTTGAGCTGGAACGAAGAACGTAGCTATGGGGATATTTGGCTCCCCTTCGAGAAGGGCCAATGTCAATTTAATTTTGAAGCATCCAATCCTGATCGACTTAAACAGCTCTTTGCTATTTATGAGGCAGAAGCCGCTGATCTGATTGAACAAAACTTGCCAGCGCCTGCTCTCGACTTTGTCCTGAAGTGTAGTCATACGTTCAATCTGTTGGAAGCTCGTGGCGTAATTTCGGTGACAGAACGTACCGCTACGATTGGACGGATTCGTAATCTTGCGCGAAAAGTGGCTGAGGCTTGGCTGGCAGAACGGGAGGCTCTGGGATTCCCTTTGCTGCAGCCAATAGCGGCCGCGGCGGGGGATCATTGA
- a CDS encoding ComEC/Rec2 family competence protein yields the protein MNVALWLVLLMLATQLGAAFSQGIHHWIVVLLGLAAAVLVICHRYALPGWKLILFVVVLCGLFLRSSTGQEAIPPTSLDPLQLVPSGSDQKPLVIEGRALADAHVRRGRCQALLQVNHLGGKVRDGRTELVADPCFQMLRKGSLLRAQGQLVTPAVATHPLLPNPAKRLAARGCWTQFRTKQVELIHQAHTPLADARRQIAARFQDSAGEHSGGLLAALVLGGAQVELNSELREAFRVAGLSHVLAASGFHLSVLLGTTLALTRRVDMLLRLAAGVGAMAVFLALAGVQPSVVRAVLMGATSLLIRERGSRAQPLGVLLTTLVLMLLVHPSWASSIGFQLSASATAGLVLSSQPLEQWLLQLCPQRWMRVMAPALSVPVAALLWTLPLQILHFGSVPLYALVSNLIAAPLLAPLTLSAMTLALLTLLLPTAITALVMPVLVAPVQQLALLLIALVHWISSWPHAQMLTGHPQPWVVLVVVLALLPWALPSLHRWRWRAFPLLLCATLVQASVQLSDELVMVRQWGRQWLLARHQGRAALISSHGDLLSCQLAQQLGHGYGHPRLDWVVVMDPVASDHSRCWTELAHTVRAEHQGQPPLLPGQRLQSPGLMLRPLGGQDRRWYLRVSGQSHRLRQSSGGALRWDNAG from the coding sequence ATGAACGTTGCTCTTTGGCTGGTTCTATTGATGCTTGCCACTCAGCTCGGGGCGGCCTTTTCCCAGGGGATTCATCACTGGATTGTGGTGTTGCTTGGTCTTGCTGCGGCTGTTCTAGTGATCTGCCACCGGTATGCGCTTCCAGGCTGGAAGCTGATTCTTTTTGTTGTCGTGCTGTGTGGCTTGTTTCTGCGCTCGTCTACGGGGCAAGAGGCCATACCCCCTACATCACTGGATCCGCTTCAGCTTGTGCCAAGCGGCTCCGATCAGAAGCCGCTGGTGATTGAGGGACGTGCCCTCGCTGATGCACATGTGCGTAGAGGGCGCTGCCAAGCCCTGCTGCAGGTGAATCATCTTGGTGGCAAGGTTCGCGATGGACGCACCGAACTGGTAGCGGACCCCTGCTTTCAGATGTTGCGCAAAGGCTCGTTGCTAAGGGCTCAGGGTCAGCTCGTGACTCCTGCAGTCGCAACCCATCCCCTGCTTCCCAATCCGGCTAAACGTTTGGCGGCTCGCGGATGTTGGACCCAATTCCGTACCAAGCAAGTGGAGCTGATTCATCAAGCACACACTCCTCTGGCTGATGCGCGTCGTCAGATCGCTGCTCGATTTCAAGATTCAGCAGGAGAGCATTCAGGTGGACTACTGGCGGCGTTGGTGCTTGGGGGTGCCCAAGTTGAGCTCAATTCGGAGCTCCGAGAGGCCTTTCGTGTGGCGGGTTTATCCCATGTATTAGCAGCATCTGGATTTCACCTTTCGGTGTTGTTGGGAACCACGCTTGCACTGACGCGCAGGGTTGACATGCTCTTGCGATTGGCGGCTGGAGTGGGCGCCATGGCTGTTTTCCTTGCACTGGCGGGTGTGCAGCCATCGGTTGTTCGCGCTGTGTTGATGGGAGCTACCTCTCTCCTGATCCGAGAACGGGGCTCTCGAGCTCAACCCTTGGGCGTGTTGCTCACCACATTGGTTTTGATGCTGTTGGTGCACCCTTCCTGGGCAAGTTCTATTGGTTTTCAGCTCAGTGCCTCTGCGACAGCTGGTTTAGTGCTCAGTTCGCAGCCACTAGAGCAGTGGCTCCTCCAGTTGTGTCCTCAGCGTTGGATGCGAGTTATGGCCCCTGCCTTATCGGTGCCAGTGGCGGCGCTGCTCTGGACCCTTCCTCTGCAAATCCTGCATTTCGGATCTGTGCCTTTGTATGCGCTGGTTAGCAACCTGATCGCTGCACCATTGCTGGCACCGCTCACCCTTTCGGCCATGACCCTGGCGCTGTTGACCTTGCTGCTGCCAACTGCGATTACTGCGCTGGTGATGCCGGTGTTGGTTGCGCCGGTGCAGCAGTTGGCGTTGTTGTTGATCGCTTTGGTGCATTGGATCAGTTCTTGGCCCCATGCCCAGATGCTCACGGGACATCCGCAGCCTTGGGTGGTGCTGGTCGTTGTGCTGGCGCTTCTTCCTTGGGCCTTGCCGTCTCTGCATCGTTGGCGATGGAGAGCTTTCCCTCTTTTGCTCTGCGCCACGCTGGTGCAAGCCAGTGTTCAGCTCAGCGATGAGCTTGTCATGGTGCGGCAGTGGGGGAGACAGTGGCTACTGGCCCGTCACCAGGGGCGGGCTGCTCTGATAAGCAGTCACGGGGATTTGCTCAGTTGCCAGTTGGCTCAGCAACTTGGGCATGGTTATGGACACCCTCGCTTGGACTGGGTGGTGGTGATGGATCCAGTGGCGAGTGATCACAGCCGTTGTTGGACTGAATTAGCGCATACCGTTAGGGCTGAGCATCAGGGGCAGCCTCCTTTGCTGCCAGGTCAACGTCTTCAAAGCCCTGGTTTGATGCTTCGCCCACTTGGAGGCCAAGATCGG